TTTTGTCGTGGGTCACTCGTTCTTTGGTGGTTACCGATGACGAATGACGACTGACTGATGACAAATTAATTTCAACTCGTCCGCCTTCGGGTGTGAACTTCACGGCATTAGAAAGAAGATTCCAGATCACTTGCTGTAAACGGGTTGCATCTCCTAAAACTTCCAATTTTGGATGTTGCATGTTGGGTTTTGGATGTCGGCTATCTTGTAATCCAAACTCGCAAATCGTAAATCGTAAATCGATTGATTTGGCTTGGGCTGCCAGATGAACCGTTTCAATTGCCGCTTGAATTGTTGCAGCCAGGTTGACCACACTCGAATTGAGGCTCAACTTACCCCGCAAAATCCGAGAGATATCTAGCAAATCTTCGACTAATTGGGCTTGCAGTTTGGCATTGCGCTCAATTGTTGCCCAGGCATGTTCAATTTGGGCTTTAGTCAGCTTGCCTCTGCGGATCATCTGAAGCCAACCCAGAATGGGGTTGAGGGGCGATCGCAACTCATGCGACAGCACTGCCATAAACTCATCTTTGAGTCGATTTGATTCCTGCGCCTGGTGATACAGTTGAGCATTATCCAAGGCTAACGCTGCCCGTCGTCCTAATTCTTCTGCCAGTACCAGATCGGTCTGGGTGTAGCAACGACTAGAGGCTGCGGTCAAGCAAACCGTTAAAGCCCCAAGGGTGCGACCATGTGCAATCAAGGGGACGGTGATGAGCGATCGCACCTGGCTCTCCTGAATAAATTGCAGGTGGTCAGCATCGATCGCCGTGGCTTGTGTCCACTCCTCGGTCACCTGAGAAACCAAATTAGCGTTACCTGTGTTCAAAACATGGGTAATGGGATGATTCCTGGAAGCAGTGGGTGGTGTATATCGCTGTAGCTTCTCAAACCAATCCTGCCTGGTTGGATCACTGTGATGCCATGCGACTCGTTCAACCTGATGATGGCTGTTGAGAATATCAAAGAAGCAAAAGTCCGCCAAAAAGGGTACGGCCAGTCGCGCAATGTTAAATAACGTGGTTTTGTAATCGAGGGTTCCCGCTAACACAGCACTGGACTCAGACAAAAACCGCTCCCGTTCCCTTGCTTGATGGGCTTCGGTCATATCCCGCAGGATCTTGACCAATCCCTGAAGATTGCCTGCCTCATCGTGCAGTTGCATGAGCAAGCCACTGGCAAAAAATCGGCTCCCGTCTTTGCGGAGATGCCAGCGATCGTCCTGTGCTCGCTCTTCATTCAGCGCAGTTCGGAGTTCTTGCTCGGCTTGTCCGGTCGCTCGATCTTCAGGGACAAAGATGGTGTGACTGGGTTGACCGACAATTTCTGCCTCTGTGTAACCGAGTAACCGTTCTGCTCCGGGGTTCCAACTGGTGATGATGCCATTCAGGTCGAGCGTAAAGATAGCATAGTCTTTCGTGCTCTCGACAATTAAACGAAAGCGAGTCTCGCTCTCATATAAGGCAGATTCTGCTTGCTGACGTTTAGCTTTCTCTTGCTTACGCCTGGTAATGTCTTGAAAATAAATGCTAAAACCTGTCTTACAGGGATAGGCATGTACCTCTAGTGACATCTCTGAAGCTCTATCAAACGTCTCGAAGTGAACCGCTCCTGCCTCGGCTGTCATCCGGCAATTCGTTTGTTCAATTACGCTTCCAATGACGCCAGACGGCATCTCTCGATGTGTCTTTCCGATGATTTCATGGGGCTGTAGATTGGCTAGTCGGGTAGCTTCCTGATTAACATAGGTAATTTGCCAGTTGTGATCTATACAGACAACAGCATCGGTAATACTTTCTAGAATTTCAATGGCTCGTTGTGCCGATTCATCGAGGGCTTGACGGGTCGCTTCAGCTTCTCGACGGGTCGCTTGCTCCTGCTGTAAGGCGACCTCTGCCGTTTGGCGCAGGTGAATACTTTGCAGTGCTGCCGCCGTGAAATCTGCGAGGCTAGTCAAAACCCGCACGTCTTCAGCGTCAAACTGTCGAGTGTCGTCATGAGACACAACCCAAATCGTGCCTAACGGCTGAGTTGCCCCCATGAGTGGAACTACCAAACCCTCAACGATCGCTGGTTTGGCTTGCTGAAAGTCGTTAAAAAACCGCTCAGGATAGGAATACAGTTGGGGCGATCGCCGATCTAAACAAGTGCCACAGGGGCTAAAGCTTCTTGGCGTTGTTCCCCCCTCATAGCCTTCTAACGCTCCAGCTAAAGCATTCCAACGAAAGATTTCTTCCCCATCCGGCGTTACGTCTAGGAGGCTCACTCCGGCAGATCCTGCCTGACAGAGGTCTTTTGCGACGGTCACCAGCGTCTTGAGCATCGTTTGCGATTGCTCTGCCAGTTGCCGCGCCAGCAGGTGAAGTGCTTGAGTCTCAGCTTGTAAGTTAGGGGTTCGGGGTGCTCTCTGGACTAACGCATCCGTAATCAAAACATTATCTAAACTGACAGAGGGCATGGCTTCAGACATCCAATTCTCCCTCTGGGCAATACTGTTTCAACAAGACTCTCCCAGAGTCGCCCATTTCGTACGATAAATCTTCAATCCGTTTCAGTGCCATTGGAGATGGTAAAGTATGTCCTCGCTCCCACCGATTCACCGTTTTAAAGGAAACGCCCAATTTTGCCGCAAATTTCTCCTGAGACAGATTGAGATCCTGTCGTAACTGGCGAACCAAGGTTGAGATGGGCAATGATTTAGTCGAGGACATAACTACTGTAATTGCTTGAATCACAGTAGGACAGATGGGATAACCTAATTCACTCCCTTAAGGAGGAGATTGGCAGCCATTGTGTGATGAGAAGCATTCGGGCGAGTCGAGGACACCTTTCTGGCAGAGTTAGCCTTCGACCAGGGATCATTTTGTGATCTCTGACTTAGTACAACTCGTCGTAAATAGGGGTGGGAATTCGGGTGCAGGGGTGGAACCCCTGACTGGGGGCGAAGCCCCCATACCCCCCTGGTTTTATTTCCAAACCCTATCTGTGAATCACAGTACTTAGGATAGTGGATTTAATAAATCCGCAAATTGTATGGGCGGGTTTAGCAGACTAATCTGCACCTTGAAATGGGTTTGATGGTAAAACCCACCCCTACCCAACATCGAACTGATTTATAGCCGTAGCCACGTTCCATAGAGCAGAGGCGAGTCAGGAAACTTTCCCAGCATCAGGGTTTGAGTCATTAGCTTTGTCCTCAGTTTTCTGACCAAAGGAATATTTTGGGTTAGTGTTATAGCAATCTGAACTGATCGTGAAACCTACTCTTCCATTCGTCATTCGTTATTTGTAATTTGTGTATGATCGGCAACTATTGACCATTAACCATTAACCATTAACCACTGACCATTAACCATCAACCACTGACCATTAACTATTAACCATTGACAACTGACGATTGACCACTAACGATTGACCATTAACCATTAACCATTAACCATTGACCACTGACCATTAACCATTGACGATTGACCATTGACCATATCTCAGACTTCTTCATGGATCCAATAGAATGGCTATATTTATTCATGCCATCTT
The nucleotide sequence above comes from Oscillatoria sp. FACHB-1407. Encoded proteins:
- a CDS encoding hybrid sensor histidine kinase/response regulator; the encoded protein is MQLHDEAGNLQGLVKILRDMTEAHQARERERFLSESSAVLAGTLDYKTTLFNIARLAVPFLADFCFFDILNSHHQVERVAWHHSDPTRQDWFEKLQRYTPPTASRNHPITHVLNTGNANLVSQVTEEWTQATAIDADHLQFIQESQVRSLITVPLIAHGRTLGALTVCLTAASSRCYTQTDLVLAEELGRRAALALDNAQLYHQAQESNRLKDEFMAVLSHELRSPLNPILGWLQMIRRGKLTKAQIEHAWATIERNAKLQAQLVEDLLDISRILRGKLSLNSSVVNLAATIQAAIETVHLAAQAKSIDLRFTICEFGLQDSRHPKPNMQHPKLEVLGDATRLQQVIWNLLSNAVKFTPEGGRVEINLSSVSRHSSSVTTKERVTHDKKLMTNYAQIRVSDTGIGISPNFLPSVFDYFRQSDSATTRRFGGLGLGLAIVRQLVEAHGGTVWAESSGEGQGATFTVRLPLLAAESTTTTDSPPSEAVSNLKGTQILVIDNESDALEFVAFVLEQAGASVIPAASADEALTLLSRSQPDVLLSDIGMPDMDGYMLMQQVRSLPPEQGGHVPAIALTAYAGDINYQKAISAGFQRHLAKPIEPGALIKAIADLIKQNQRQ
- a CDS encoding helix-turn-helix domain-containing protein; the protein is MSSTKSLPISTLVRQLRQDLNLSQEKFAAKLGVSFKTVNRWERGHTLPSPMALKRIEDLSYEMGDSGRVLLKQYCPEGELDV